Within the Salmo salar chromosome ssa12, Ssal_v3.1, whole genome shotgun sequence genome, the region aatagaacagggaaAACATTTAGAGTTctccattgtgacatcattaaaatacttctactacaatgttaaaacattctacattgtgacatcattaaaatactcctactacaatgttataaCATTCCACATtgtgacattacatttacatttacattacttcactgatatcatgaaacaactccttcatgtattttctgatgtttagtcagagatcttttatcagagtatctcttccaaCATTGATTAAAGCTAAGagatttatctcctgtgtgtgttctctggtgtgacacCAGGCTGTTAAGcaaagtaaaactcttcccacattgagtacagctataaggattctgtcctgtgtgtcttctctggtgcaaagtcagctggctagatgtagtaaaacccttcccacattgactacagctataaggtttctctcctgtgtgtgtccgcttgTGTATATTCAGGCTGTCTGGccgagaaaaactcttcccacattgatcacagctataaggtttctctccagtgtgtgttctctggtgtaaagtcagctggctagatgtagtaaaactcttcccacattgactacagttatacggtttctctcctgtgtgtgttctctggtgtgttgtCAGACATCCAGAtgtaccaaaactcttcccacattgatgacagctatgaggtttctctcctgtgtgtgttctctggtgtgtcaTCAGACATCCAGAtgtaccaaaactcttcccacattgatcacatttaaaagctttctctcctgtgtgtgtccgctggtgtactatcaggctgtttagctgagtaaaactcttcccacattgattacagctatatggtttctctcctgtgtgtgttctctggtgtatcctTAGATAACTAGatgtagaaaaactcttcccacattgatcacagctataacgtttatctcctgtgtgtgtccgctggtgtactatcaAGCTGTTAAggtgagtaaaactcttcccacatgtatcacagccataagatttctctcctgtgtgtattctctgatgtgatttcagggtttgtagccgaataaaactcttcccacattgattacagctataaggtttctctcctgtgtgtgttctctggtgtatagttagatagctagatgtagaaaaactcttcccacattgattacagctatacggtttctctcctgtatgtccCCGCTGGTGTACCATCAGGCtgcttagctgagtaaaactcttcccacattgatcacagccataaggtttctctccagtgtgtgttctctggtgtgatttcagggtttgtagccgaataaaactcttcccacattgatcacagccaaaaggtttctctccacTGTGAATTCTTTTATGTATTTTAAGGTCTACTGAAGAGttgaatcttttcccacagtcagaacagcagtgaggtgtctgtcctgtgagtctctgctggtgtttcttgaggagttctgatctggagagacttttctctgcctcttcagtatcatgatgttgttgaggctccccagaggattcacgatagtcccgtctctctcctgtgtgaatcacAAAGTCAGAGATTCCACGGTTTATTcgaggtaaaaggtgatgcccagagcatacccatgaagttgtacaacaattgacgtctgttaaatttgacaattaagacagtcaagttagcaacaatagtcatattttgtcttgttttcacattagtagtaactagaaataagttaaagttgttgaaatcctaacaggctgactacaccgctcgtgtcgcatgcgcgagcgttgcaaaataaatgtagaattcTATATCATTCAATTATTGCACACACATTGCTCGCACGTGCCAACAAGCGTCTCCGTTGCCAAGggataaaatagaagtcagttctatttgtgacgcagattgcgctgcaagtcctgcctctcccatctcctcattgatttatagaagcaggtacccagtagaggtcgaccgattaatcggaatggtcgattaattagggccgatttcaagttttcataacaatcggcatttttggccaccgatttgccgatttctttttttttctcctttattttactaggcaagtcagttaagaacatattcttattttcaatgacggcctaggaatggtgggttaactgccttgttcaggggcagaacgacagatttttgccttgtcagcttggggatgcaaccttatgggtaactagtccaacgctctaaccacctgctttacgttgcactccacgaggagcctgcctgttacgcgaatgcagtaagaagccaaggtaagttgctagctagcattaaacttatcttttaaaaaacaatcaatcataatcactagttaactacacatggttgatgatattactagtttatctagcctgtcctgcgttgcatataatcgatgtggtgcgcattcgcgaaaaatgactgtctttgctccgacgtgtacctaaccataaacatcaatgcctttcttaaaatcaatacacaagtatatatttttaaacctgcatatttagttaatattgcctgctaacatgaatttcttttaactagggaaaatgtgtcacttctcttgcaaacagagttagggtatatgcagcagtttgggccgcctggctcgttgcgaactgtgaagactatttcttcctaacaaagacaaacgacttcaccaaacgggggatgatttaacaaaagcacatttgcgaaaaaaaagcacaatcgttgcacgactgtacctaaccataaacatcaatgcctttcttaaaatcaatacacagaagtatatatttttaaacctgcatatttagctaaaagaaatccaggttagcaggcaatattaaccaggtgaaattgtgtcagttctcttgcgttccttTGCAAGCAGAATCagagtatatgcaacagtttgggccgccgggctcgttgcgaactaatttgccagaattttacgtaattatgacataacattgaaggttgtgcaatataacaggaatatttagacttatggatggcacccgttagataaaatacggaacggttctgtatttcactgaaagaataaccatgatagtttccggattcaaccatattaatgaacttaggctcgtgtttctgtgtgttattatgttataattaagtctatgacttgatagagcagtctgactgagcggtggtaggcaccagcaggctcgtaagcgttcattcaaaatagcacttccgtgcgtttgccagcagcccttcgcaatgcattgcgctgtttatgacttcaagcctatcaactcccaagacgaggctggtgtaaccgatgtgaaatggctagctagttacccGGGtgtgtgctaatagcgtttcaaacgtcactcactctgagacttggagtagttgtttccccttgctctgcatgggtaacgctgcttcgagggtggctgttgtcgatgtgatcctggttcgagcccaggtaggagcgaggagagggactgaagctatactgttacactggcaatactaaagtgcctataagaacatccaatagtcaaaggtatatgaaatacaaatcgtatagagagaaatagtcctataattcctataataactacaacctaaaacttcttacctgggaatattgaagactcatgttaaaaagaaccaccagctttcatatgttctcatgttctgagcaaggaacttaaacattagctttcttacatggcacataatgcacttttactttcttctccaacactttgtttttgcattatttaaaccaaattgaacatgtttcattatttatttgaggctaaattgatttcattgatgtattatattaagttaaaataagtgttcattcagtattgttgtaattgtcattattacaaataaataaataaataaaaaaatcggctgattaatcggtagcggctttttttttggggggggggggggtcctccaataatcggtatcggcgttgaaaaatcataatcggtcgacctctagtacccacgtgccatcacctcattggttatacccacatgggtgactgaaagatgaaCGAGGTCAGTAgcagtaatgcacctaatttatgaaagttgccaatcgcaatataaagtcaagagaagaaaaagcctggaaggaggagagatgactagaaacgattcggttgaccattttatgtgtggattaattggcggaggagaggaccttgtgcatttcaggtaaaataacaactcagagAGATGACTAAATACAAAATAGCAAGCAAcagcagccggtttgggttccgtgtaagcaGTGCGCCAGACAAAAAAAggggtctccaatataggcccttttctgtgtttgctaaaattgcagcacgagggcgatgcacacgcaatttggttgtagaaactcctccctgctaatgaggaaaccactagttatggatgtagtatatctgcctggagcaaaaatggtgagcgaagattttagtttttcacaatgtattctgaatattacagcgcactatcagagcaagatcaggagtgctactcaaggaaactcacattcagctctgtgtctattcactaattcaccaccgtggaggaaaactcaggggagttctcataggctgacagcaaaaatagcctccatttacaggttgcttatgagtgcatttcacactacttcaAGATTATAATTGCAAGGCtcgcttgaatctcctgcttaatatgtttgtgttattgtcgcaaatcaatgGCTTTACacttaaaaaaacacttcaaccagtaaaatgctctttggctagctttgccatcagcctgacaatgagggtttgtacacgaAGTGTTTAATTAACAAATTAACCCATAACT harbors:
- the LOC123725446 gene encoding zinc finger protein 239-like; amino-acid sequence: YRESSGEPQQHHDTEEAEKSLSRSELLKKHQQRLTGQTPHCCSDCGKRFNSSVDLKIHKRIHSGEKPFGCDQCGKSFIRLQTLKSHQRTHTGEKPYGCDQCGKSFTQLSSLMVHQRGHTGEKPYSCNQCGKSFSTSSYLRIHQRTHTGEKPYSCNQCGKSFTQLNSLIVHQRTHTGEKAFKCDQCGKSFGTSGCLMTHQRTHTGEKPHSCHQCGKSFGTSGCLTTHQRTHTGEKPYNCSQCGKSFTTSSQLTLHQRTHTGEKPYSCDQCGKSFSRPDSLNIHKRTHTGEKPYSCSQCGKGFTTSSQLTLHQRRHTGQNPYSCTQCGKSFTLLNSLVSHQRTHTGDKSLSFNQCWKRYSDKRSLTKHQKIHEGVVS